In Leptolyngbya sp. NIES-2104, the genomic window GAGATTTGCATTGGTATCTTAGACAGTTAGAAGAAGTAATCATTCGCGTCTTAGCTGTATATGGATTAGTTGGAACGCGAATTTCAGGATTAACCGGAGTTTGGGTGGGCGATCGCAAATTAGCCGCGATCGGGATTAAAGTCAGTCGTTGGATCACCATGCACGGGTTTGCTCTGAATGTGAATCCAGATTTAAGTGGATTCGATCGCATTGTTCCCTGTGGTATCGCAGACAAAGCCGTCGGAAGCCTTGAGCAATTTGTGCCCGGAATCACGATCGACGAAGTGAAACGAGAAATTGCGATCGCATTTGCTAACGTGTTTGAGGTAGCTTTAGAGCCAGCTTCACTATGAATCGCTCAAATCGACGTGGAAAGCACAAGATTTTTATCGGCATGTCTCCGGGTGTGGGCAAAACCTACAGAATGCTCGAAGAAGGACATCGACTAAAACAAGAAGGAGTTGACGTAGTAATCGGACTGCTCGAAACGCATAATCGCCACGATACGATCGAGAAAGCGATCGGCTTAGAGCAAGTTTCGCGTAAATTGGTGACTTATTCTGGAGTGACGCTCACCGAGATGGACACAGAAGCGGTGATTGCTCGTCAGCCTCAGCTTGCTTTAGTCGATGAACTCGCTCATACCAATGTTCCAGGCTCTGAGCACGAGAAACGCTATCAAGATGTAGAGCAGATTTTAGCCGCTGGAATTGATGTTTACTCGACCGTGAACATTCAGCATTTAGAAAGCTTGAATGATTTAGTGGCTCGAATTACGGGCGTTGTCGTGCGGGAACGAATCCCCGATCGCTTACTTGAACAAGCGGATGAAGTGGTCGTCGTCGATGTCACGCCTGAGACTCTAGAAGAACGACTCAAAGACGGAAAAATCTACGCACCTGAAAAGATCGATCAATCACTGCAAAACTTTTTTCAGCGTCGAAACTTGGTTGCACTCCGAGAACTTGCATTGCGAGAGATTGCTGACAACGTTGAGGGAGATGCGATCGAAGACACGAACCCAAACACAACTGCTCCCTACTGCAATATTCATGAGCGCGTGTTAGTTTGCGTTTCAACTTATCCCAATTCGCTTCAATTGCTTAGACGCGGAGCGCGAATTTCAAACTACATGCGTGCGCCACTCTACTGTGTCTTTGTCGGCGATCCAGATCGATTTCTCACGAAGGCAGAAAGTTTACAGATTGAGACGTGTGAACGGCTTTGCAAAGAGTTCGACGGACAGTTTATTCGCGTTTCAGACCTCGATATTGCAAAAGCGATCTCTGAGGTTGCAAAACGGTATCGAATTACTCAAATTGTGATTGGAGAAAGTCAGCGATCGCGCTGGAAAACTTTGCTCAAAGGCTCCCTCACACAGCGATTGTTAAAACTGCTGAAAAACATTGATGTCCACATCATTGCAACCGAAAACAAAACATAAAGAATACAATCGATCGTAGAGTGCTCAGTAGGTTTCATGCGTCCGATTTATCTCGATAATCATTCAACCACACGAGTAGACGATCGCGTTTTAGCCGCAATGCTGCCGTTTTTCACCGAGCATTATGGCAACGCTGCAAGCGTGACGCATTCTTACGGCTGGGAAGCAGAAGCCGCCGTCAAACAAGCACGAGAAACGATCGCAGAAGCAATTCACGCCACACCTGAAGAAATTATCTTCACCAGCGGTGCAACTGAAGCGAATAACTTAGCGATTAAAGGAGTTGCAGAAGCTTACTTCAATCAAGGGCGACACATTATCACGGTTCAAACCGAGCATAATGCTGTGCTTGATCCTTGTCGCTATTTGGAATCGCTTGGATTTGAAGTGACGTATCTAGGAGTCGATCGCTTTGGCTTAATCGATTTGACTGAACTCGAAAAAGCCATGCGTGACGATACGATCTTGGTGTCGGTCATGGCAGCGAACAATGAGATTGGCGTGATTCAACCGATCGACAAAATCGGTGAACTCTGCCGCAGTCGAAATATTCTTTTTCACACCGATGCCGCACAAGCGATCGGCAAAATTCCCCTCACTGTTCATAACGTTGATTTGATGTCGATTACAGGTCATAAGCTTTATGCGCCAAAAGGAATCGGTGCCTTGTACGTGCGGCGAAGAAATCCCAGAGTTCAACTCTCTGCACAATTACATGGAGGTGGACATGAGCGAGGAATGCGATCGGGAACGCTCTACACTCCTTTGATCGTTGGACTGGGAGAAGCGATCGAGATTGCCGATCCAATTTCTGAGGCGATGCACGTCGGAAAATTGCGCGATCGTTTGTGGGAACAGTTGCAGATCGAAGGCGTTCATCTAAACGGACATCCAACTCAGCGTTTACCTGGAAATCTAAATCTCAGCATTGAAGGAGTCGATGGACAGGCATTGCTTCTCGGATTGCAACCCACGATCGCGGTTTCATCCGGTTCCGCTTGTACCTCCACAAAAATTGAACCGTCCCATGTTTTAAGCGCGATCGGGGTGCCAAAAGAATTAGCGTTTGCGTCGATTCGCTTCGGAATTGGGCGATTTAATACTGAAGAAGACATCGATCGGGCGGCTCACGCTGTTCAAGAAACCGTTGATTCGCTGCGGCAAATTTAGCCCTCTATCTTGAGATTTTGAATGAGAAATGCGATCGCGTGTTCATAATTATGCACGCTTTAAGAAATCTGTAAACCGTCGATATAACGAAATCGTTTTCTATCTGATTCTAGAAGGGTAATCTCACTGGATCGATCAAACTTATAGAATCAGTTATTAAAAAATAGAATGATTTCAGAATGTAAAACTGTTTTCGCCCGTAAAGAAATTTGGGAATACCTAATTCATAAGAAGAAAGATTTGCTTCACGTTTCCTGTGATCCCTGATGGGTTCTTTACCATAATCAACCGTTCTCAGTGAAATCACTGGAATAGTTTCATCCTTCTTTAGAATGATCCCCGAATTCTAAAGACAATGTGAAAGTCCTTTTTCAAAAATAGCTTCTACAACCCAGACCTAGAAGCGATTTCCAAGGATTTCATCACGTTTAGTCGAGCGCATCACAACTCACAATAGAGAGTAGAAACTAGGATCTTTGTGAAATTTCTATTGCTCGTAAACAACGGTTAAAAATGAGTAATTTATTTCACAAACTGTTTCTCAATCGACAGCATTTCATTACGAATCTGAAAACTTCATTAAGAAGTATCCCTACTGTTTCACATTAATTATCGCGATCGCCCGACCAATGAAAAGTAACGATGCCTTCACCTCAACTTGTCGCCATTGCCGTTTTTATTCCCCCGAAGGGCGGCGTGGTGGTCACTGTAGCCAACTCAATGTTTCTGTCCAAAGCACCTGGAAAGCCTGTTCCTTAGCAACCCGGATTTTTGAACCGGAATGGGAATTTTCTGGACTTCCGGTGTGGCACAGCGAAACGGCTTTTGCTCGGCAGGCGGATTCAGAAGGTCAACCGTTTACTTATGTGGTTGAGCCAGTAGAAACCAAGTCTGAAGTTTCTGTGACATCGATTTAATGATCTCTAAAATCGTGAAATCGCATTCTCCTGTAGAGTGCGATTTTTTCATGCAAAAACGTCGAGATCAAACGAATCTCGACGTTTCAAGCAGTTTTCATCTCAACTAAGGATTTTGTGCTGCCGTTGTTTGCTCAACTTTCACAGGTGAATCCGAATCGCCTAGAACCACTAAACGCTGATTCGGATCGGCTCGATTCGTTTGCTCTTGAACGATCGCGGTGGTTTGCTGAGGATCAAAATAACGATTAAAGTCTGATTTCAACCGGGACACGCGGGTATCTGCGGTATGAACTTCGGCTTGGATTTCTTTTAGTTTTGCTTGTTGATTGAGACTATAAGGAATTAACTGTACCAGAGCAGCGATCGCTGCACCGGAAATCACGACATTGACGCTGAGTTTCGCGATCGCTTCGGCTGCCAAAACGCGGTCTTGCTGTGGACGAGAACGGCGCGACGATTTTGGGGAGCGAGAACGACGAGATCTAGG contains:
- the lipB gene encoding lipoyl(octanoyl) transferase LipB; translation: MRSCLLYSTGLTPYKTAWDFQRSLVDARKQDPSLRDVLILLEHYPVYTLGHGSDISFLKFDPAQSEYELHRIERGGEVTYHCPGQIVGYPILNLNNYQRDLHWYLRQLEEVIIRVLAVYGLVGTRISGLTGVWVGDRKLAAIGIKVSRWITMHGFALNVNPDLSGFDRIVPCGIADKAVGSLEQFVPGITIDEVKREIAIAFANVFEVALEPASL
- a CDS encoding universal stress protein, which encodes MNRSNRRGKHKIFIGMSPGVGKTYRMLEEGHRLKQEGVDVVIGLLETHNRHDTIEKAIGLEQVSRKLVTYSGVTLTEMDTEAVIARQPQLALVDELAHTNVPGSEHEKRYQDVEQILAAGIDVYSTVNIQHLESLNDLVARITGVVVRERIPDRLLEQADEVVVVDVTPETLEERLKDGKIYAPEKIDQSLQNFFQRRNLVALRELALREIADNVEGDAIEDTNPNTTAPYCNIHERVLVCVSTYPNSLQLLRRGARISNYMRAPLYCVFVGDPDRFLTKAESLQIETCERLCKEFDGQFIRVSDLDIAKAISEVAKRYRITQIVIGESQRSRWKTLLKGSLTQRLLKLLKNIDVHIIATENKT
- a CDS encoding cysteine desulfurase family protein, which encodes MRPIYLDNHSTTRVDDRVLAAMLPFFTEHYGNAASVTHSYGWEAEAAVKQARETIAEAIHATPEEIIFTSGATEANNLAIKGVAEAYFNQGRHIITVQTEHNAVLDPCRYLESLGFEVTYLGVDRFGLIDLTELEKAMRDDTILVSVMAANNEIGVIQPIDKIGELCRSRNILFHTDAAQAIGKIPLTVHNVDLMSITGHKLYAPKGIGALYVRRRNPRVQLSAQLHGGGHERGMRSGTLYTPLIVGLGEAIEIADPISEAMHVGKLRDRLWEQLQIEGVHLNGHPTQRLPGNLNLSIEGVDGQALLLGLQPTIAVSSGSACTSTKIEPSHVLSAIGVPKELAFASIRFGIGRFNTEEDIDRAAHAVQETVDSLRQI